A genomic region of Pseudopipra pipra isolate bDixPip1 chromosome W, bDixPip1.hap1, whole genome shotgun sequence contains the following coding sequences:
- the LOC135405390 gene encoding gastrula zinc finger protein XlCGF7.1-like has product MDLGRRNPQANMLSPCFPPLHQDFSFPKLGQMKEAVRKRKMPRAPQAGPELRTEGTEDKSPRQSLVGEAVLKGSPAQEGSREEKGRRSPRRRGSKASPGCSEEERASLCREGGRSLRQSSDLVVPEQPPSREKPFRCLECGKSFRKSFSLIRHQHMHTGARPYTCRECGKSFSQSSNLCTHQLTHTGERPYTCRECGKSFSHSSTLRIHQHIHTGECPYTCGECGKSFSDNSTLRKHHRIHTGERPYKCLDCGKRFRTRENLLRHERTHTDERPFRCTDCRKSFNQNSHLIRHRRIHTGERPYKCGECGKSFTQSFNLISHQRTHR; this is encoded by the exons atggacttgggcaggaggaacccccaagccaacatgctcagcccttgttttccccccctccatcaggatttctccttcccaaagcttgggcagatgaaggaggctgtgaggaagaggaagatgccacgggccccccaggcag gccccgagctgaggacggagggcacggaggacaaatccccccggcagagcctggtgggagaggccgttttgaagggctccccggcgcaggaaggcagcagggaggaaaagggccggagatccccccgcaggaggggctccaaagccagcccagggtgctctgaggaggaaagagccagcctgtgccgggaaggcggccggagcttgaggcagagctctgacctggtggtccctgagcagcctcccagcagggagaagcccttcagatgcttggaatgtgggaagagcttcaggaagagcttcagcctcatccgacaccagcacatgcacactggggcacgtccctacacgtgtagggaatgtgggaagagcttcagccagagctccaacctctgcacccaccagctcacccacactggggaacggccctacacatgtagggaatgtgggaagagcttcagccatAGCTCAACCCTCCGCatccaccagcacatccacactggagaatgtccgtacacgtgtggggaatgtgggaaaagcttcagtgACAACTCCACCCTCCGCAAACACCATCgtatccacactggggaacggccctacaagtgcttggattgtgggaagaggtttcgGACCAGAGAGaatctcctcaggcatgagcgaacacacacggatgagaggcccttccgctgcaccgactgcaggaagagcttcaaccagaactcccacctcatcaggcaccggcgcatccacaccggggagaggccctacaagtgtggggagtgtgggaagagcttcacccagagctttAACTTGAtctcacaccaacggacccaccggtaa
- the LOC135405314 gene encoding zinc finger protein 3-like, whose product MAPAAGQPRWRRRPAGAGVGGMSLAFPVGWRQIPSLSFLLPAPGPELRMESPEDKSPRQSLVGEAVLKGSPAQEGSGEEKGRRSPRRRGSKASPGCSEEERASLCREGGRSLRGSSDLVVPEQPPSREKPFRCLECGKSFRKSSYLLTHLHIHTGARPYSCGECGKSFNCNSILIQHQRIHTGERPYTCGECGKSFSHSSHLIQHQHIHTGERPYMCEECGKRFRQRSTLRKHHRIHTVQKPYKCGECGKSFRQSSEMILHQRIHTVQKPYNCGECGKSFRQRSGMILHQRIHTRQKPYKCGECGKSFSHCFEMILHERIHTGEQPYVCGECGKSFNQNSYLVRHQRTHTGERPYKCGECGKSFTESSKLTRHQQTHRQGKPSSAPTAGRASAAASTPNEPPDGEATPGVQ is encoded by the coding sequence atggccccggctgcaggacaaccccgctggcgccgccgtcctgccggggccggagttggggggatgtccttggccttccctgtgggctggaggcaaatcccctccctgtccttcttgcttcctgccccaggccccgagctgaggatggagagcccggaggacaaatccccccggcagagcctggtgggagaggccgttttgaagggctccccggcgcaggaaggcagcggggaggaaaagggccggagatccccccgcaggaggggctccaaagccagcccagggtgctctgaggaggaaagagccagcctgtgccgggaaggcggccggagcttgagggggagctctgacctggtggtccctgagcagcctcccagcagggagaagcccttcagatgcttggaatgtgggaagagcttcaggaagagctcctaCCTCCTCACCCACCTGCACATTCACACTGGGGCACGGCCCTactcatgtggggaatgtgggaagagcttcaactgcaACTCCATCCTGATCCAACatcagcgcatccacactggggaacggccctacacgtgtggggaatgtgggaagagcttcagccatAGCTCCCACCTTATCCAACatcagcacatccacactggggaacggccctacatgtgtgaggaatgtgggaagagattcaGGCAGCGCTCCACCCTCCGCAAACACCATCGCATCCACACTGTGCAgaagccctacaagtgtggggaatgtgggaagagctttaggcaGAGCTCCGAAATGATCCtacaccagcgcatccacactgtgCAGAAGCCTTACAattgtggggaatgtgggaagagctttaggcaGAGGTCTGGAATGATCCTtcaccagcgcatccacactaGGCAgaagccctacaagtgtggggaatgtgggaagagctttagccATTGCTTTGAAATGATCCTACACgagcgcatccacactggggaacagccgTATgtatgtggggaatgtgggaagagcttcaaccagaaCTCCTACCTCGTCAGGCACCAGCGCacccacaccggggagaggccctacaagtgtggggagtgtgggaagagcttcaccgaGAGCTCTAAGttgaccagacaccaacagACCCACCGGCAAGGGAAGCCctcgagtgccccgactgcaggaagagcttcggccgctgcttccactcccaatgaaccccctgatggggaggcaacccctggagtccagtga